A window from Leptothermofonsia sichuanensis E412 encodes these proteins:
- a CDS encoding ArsR/SmtB family transcription factor, which translates to MSESMPSPLSLSQADTEQRAKIFAALSDPTRLKIVELLAQQHELSGSEIAGQLGISLALFCHHSRTLSEAGVVQVRREGQTKYNSLNRDLLRDCFGSLGLESWIK; encoded by the coding sequence ATGTCAGAATCAATGCCATCCCCGCTGTCTTTGAGCCAGGCAGACACAGAACAACGGGCGAAAATTTTTGCCGCCCTGTCTGACCCTACCCGTCTGAAGATTGTCGAACTGCTGGCTCAACAGCATGAGTTGAGTGGTTCCGAAATTGCCGGGCAGCTAGGCATCAGCCTTGCCCTCTTTTGCCATCACTCCAGGACCCTGTCAGAAGCAGGCGTTGTCCAGGTGCGGAGGGAGGGACAAACCAAGTACAACTCCTTAAATCGGGATTTATTGAGGGATTGCTTTGGTAGCCTGGGCTTAGAATCGTGGATTAAATAA
- a CDS encoding alkene reductase, which produces MSAEKTMLSPVRLGAYELPNRIVMAPLTRNRAGAGNVPGPLNATYYEQRASAGLIVTEATQISPQGVGYPSTPGIHSPEQVEGWRLVTDAVHARGGHIFLQLWHVGRISHPSLQPEGALPVAPSAIAPEGMASTYSGPQPFVTPRALAIEEIPGIIEDYRKAAENALKAGFDGVEIHSANGYLLDQFLQDGTNHRTDEYGGSMENRARLLMQVTAAVTSVWGGDRVGIRLSPSGVFNSMSDSNPKALFTYVVNELNRFNLAYLHLVEPRTNETASPEQQELTCGYFRSVYRGTLISAGGHDRESGNQAIASGDADLIAFGRLYISNPDLVERFAQNAPLNPYDRSTFYGGDEKGYIDYPFLKLQTA; this is translated from the coding sequence ATGAGCGCTGAAAAAACGATGCTTTCCCCGGTTCGCCTGGGTGCCTACGAATTACCCAACCGGATTGTCATGGCTCCCCTGACTCGAAACCGGGCGGGGGCAGGCAATGTGCCAGGTCCACTAAATGCCACTTACTATGAACAGAGGGCTTCTGCCGGGTTGATTGTGACTGAGGCGACGCAAATTTCACCCCAGGGGGTAGGCTATCCCAGCACACCGGGGATTCACTCTCCCGAACAGGTGGAAGGCTGGCGACTGGTGACCGATGCCGTCCATGCCAGAGGGGGACACATTTTCCTTCAACTGTGGCACGTCGGGCGCATTTCCCACCCCTCCCTGCAACCAGAAGGGGCGCTGCCCGTTGCTCCCAGCGCGATCGCCCCTGAAGGAATGGCCTCTACCTACAGCGGCCCCCAGCCGTTTGTCACTCCCCGTGCACTGGCGATTGAAGAAATCCCTGGCATTATCGAGGACTACCGGAAAGCGGCTGAAAATGCCCTCAAGGCAGGTTTTGATGGGGTAGAAATTCATAGCGCCAATGGTTATTTACTGGACCAATTCCTGCAAGATGGCACCAATCACCGCACAGACGAATATGGCGGCTCCATGGAAAATCGGGCACGATTGCTGATGCAAGTGACCGCCGCCGTTACCAGTGTTTGGGGTGGCGATCGCGTCGGTATTCGTCTGTCCCCCAGTGGTGTATTCAACAGCATGTCTGATTCCAACCCCAAAGCGCTGTTTACCTATGTGGTAAACGAACTAAACCGCTTTAATCTGGCGTACCTGCACTTGGTAGAGCCACGCACCAACGAAACAGCATCCCCAGAACAACAGGAATTGACCTGTGGTTATTTTCGCTCGGTTTATCGGGGCACTCTGATCTCTGCCGGTGGACATGATCGGGAATCGGGGAATCAGGCGATCGCCAGCGGCGATGCCGATCTGATTGCCTTTGGCAGACTCTATATCTCCAATCCTGACCTGGTAGAACGGTTTGCCCAGAACGCTCCTCTCAATCCCTACGATCGCTCCACCTTTTATGGGGGTGATGAAAAGGGATATATTGACTATCCATTTCTGAAATTGCAGACAGCGTAA